Proteins from a single region of Runella sp. SP2:
- a CDS encoding triple tyrosine motif-containing protein — MGTPGGLCRYDGTQMRFVRDSAIRAVDLVRTIVEDPNSNFWLGVNRIPSFFERYSTVAYFLRKTERFVHLKEKTKDGWRPMKGQPLGLIGARLWCISPSNQQLFYFDLVTRRKTVVLTQVPFFEDNNFYDHQSMFDGKRYLWIHLLEGLLRFDTQTFECRYVFSNHPLNKLGQPTFFSHFKLTDKGIYAATKDFSGMLISNDLRTVKPTTKTQEFFAPHHSVVTLPKAVYPHYKTFGDGVQWLWNFNYGYKLNPLIPKFQKITASTHEVPIKLSNRGFLALNDNLLRVNLDDYQVLLYNKKTNELFSPSLNDKLNNTGGRTFRSKDGNVWIMAKNRLCVYDPSSQKIRTFVNPDTLQNESKFANTVRDVFEATPMTLVLNTESGMFVFHRKRFTFQRIPFFGTNGRVCLMDKEGRFYVGFNGKLHIGYLQDTVWRATTAPITGAIFRNGYNDVAHNQVLGASATGLLVISKTTWKVTKWTPKQGLASEYVYDALVDKKGHFWVSTSRGMSRIDPVKSKVENFKLTDGLQSNDFNSRTASLAPDGEMFFGGSQGFNRFYPEDIKKNTYLSQPYLTQLTVKEAPYKLPVVISEATSITLPPDSNSFAIQYSVIDYVSEGVNSYQFRLLGSDSTWVNANKQTIARFIQVPAGKYVFEVKAANSDGVWNPIPTQLNIEIRPYFWQTKWFKALLFLGMIIGLYFFDKYRVRRLLAQQRKEIKLMVQTQEIERNRFAKEVHDGIGANLTALRIMVGLLGNIEITTLKSKLENVLETTFDDLRGLINDMSPRGLKIKGLVGVLRERAMLINQTQKVYVIVNVSRRFPKHLAEEYEVNLYRIAQELLQNTLKHASATEAAFYLDFSVKCLTLSYNDNGVGFDVAQAKRKNGNGLSNLQARTQLLHGTMEIHSAVGQGMEVIIKIPYNLAVEQ, encoded by the coding sequence ATGGGAACACCTGGGGGGCTTTGTCGCTACGACGGTACTCAAATGCGCTTCGTGCGCGATTCGGCCATTCGTGCAGTGGATTTGGTCAGGACCATTGTGGAAGACCCCAATAGCAATTTTTGGTTGGGGGTGAATAGAATTCCAAGTTTTTTTGAGCGGTACTCGACCGTTGCGTATTTTTTACGAAAAACCGAACGCTTTGTTCACCTTAAAGAGAAAACAAAGGACGGGTGGAGACCGATGAAAGGACAACCGCTGGGACTGATAGGAGCGAGACTCTGGTGTATATCGCCTTCAAACCAGCAGTTGTTTTATTTTGATTTAGTGACTCGACGGAAAACTGTTGTGTTAACCCAAGTGCCTTTTTTTGAGGATAATAACTTCTACGATCATCAATCTATGTTTGATGGGAAACGTTATCTCTGGATTCATCTTTTGGAAGGACTTTTGAGGTTTGATACACAGACATTTGAGTGTCGTTATGTATTTAGTAATCATCCACTGAACAAACTGGGGCAACCCACCTTTTTTAGCCACTTTAAACTGACCGATAAAGGGATTTATGCGGCAACAAAAGATTTTTCAGGTATGCTCATAAGTAATGATTTACGAACCGTCAAACCGACTACGAAAACGCAGGAGTTTTTTGCACCCCATCATTCGGTGGTGACTTTACCGAAAGCGGTCTATCCTCATTACAAAACCTTTGGCGATGGGGTGCAGTGGCTTTGGAATTTTAACTATGGCTATAAACTTAACCCGTTGATTCCCAAATTTCAAAAAATCACCGCCAGTACGCATGAAGTACCCATAAAGCTTTCAAATCGAGGTTTTTTGGCGCTCAATGATAACTTGCTGAGGGTAAATTTGGACGACTATCAAGTGCTGTTGTACAATAAAAAAACGAATGAGTTGTTTTCGCCTAGTCTTAATGATAAGCTCAATAACACAGGCGGACGCACCTTCCGAAGTAAGGATGGAAACGTTTGGATTATGGCAAAAAATAGGCTTTGTGTGTATGACCCGTCGAGTCAAAAAATACGAACATTTGTGAACCCCGATACGCTTCAAAACGAGTCTAAATTTGCCAATACCGTTCGAGATGTCTTTGAAGCAACTCCTATGACGCTGGTTCTGAATACCGAATCGGGGATGTTTGTATTTCATCGAAAACGTTTTACTTTCCAACGAATTCCTTTTTTTGGAACCAATGGGCGTGTGTGTTTAATGGACAAAGAAGGGCGGTTTTACGTGGGTTTTAATGGAAAACTACACATAGGCTACCTCCAAGACACAGTCTGGAGGGCCACTACTGCCCCGATTACAGGCGCTATTTTTCGCAATGGCTACAACGATGTAGCTCATAATCAGGTGTTAGGGGCAAGTGCCACGGGTTTGTTGGTTATTTCTAAAACTACTTGGAAAGTCACCAAATGGACGCCCAAGCAAGGGCTTGCCAGTGAGTATGTGTATGATGCGCTTGTCGATAAAAAGGGGCATTTTTGGGTAAGTACTTCACGGGGTATGTCGAGGATAGATCCCGTGAAGTCAAAAGTCGAAAACTTTAAGCTTACCGATGGACTGCAAAGCAATGATTTTAATTCGCGAACGGCCTCCCTTGCACCCGATGGAGAAATGTTTTTTGGTGGAAGTCAGGGTTTTAACCGCTTTTACCCAGAAGATATTAAAAAGAATACGTATTTGAGTCAACCCTATTTGACGCAATTGACGGTCAAGGAAGCACCCTATAAATTGCCCGTGGTTATCAGTGAAGCAACGTCCATTACGCTGCCGCCCGATAGCAATTCGTTTGCTATTCAGTACAGCGTTATTGATTACGTGTCGGAAGGGGTTAATAGTTACCAATTTCGGCTTTTGGGGTCGGATAGTACGTGGGTTAACGCCAACAAACAAACCATCGCACGCTTTATCCAAGTACCAGCTGGTAAATATGTATTTGAGGTGAAAGCGGCCAATAGTGATGGTGTTTGGAATCCGATTCCTACCCAACTCAACATAGAGATTCGGCCCTATTTTTGGCAAACGAAGTGGTTCAAAGCCTTACTATTTTTGGGGATGATAATTGGCTTGTATTTCTTTGATAAATACCGTGTTCGGCGACTTTTGGCACAGCAACGCAAGGAAATAAAGCTAATGGTACAGACCCAAGAAATCGAACGAAATCGCTTTGCCAAGGAGGTGCACGACGGCATTGGCGCCAACCTTACCGCACTCCGAATCATGGTGGGTTTACTTGGAAACATAGAAATCACAACCCTCAAATCGAAATTGGAAAATGTACTGGAAACTACCTTCGATGATTTGCGAGGACTTATCAATGACATGAGTCCTAGAGGTTTGAAAATCAAAGGATTAGTAGGGGTTTTGCGCGAGCGGGCTATGCTTATCAATCAAACGCAGAAGGTATATGTCATTGTCAACGTGAGTCGTAGATTTCCGAAACACTTGGCTGAGGAGTATGAAGTGAATTTGTACCGAATTGCTCAGGAATTGCTTCAAAATACCCTCAAGCACGCAAGCGCTACCGAGGCGGCCTTTTACCTTGATTTCAGTGTTAAGTGTTTAACTTTGAGTTACAATGACAATGGCGTAGGCTTTGATGTAGCCCAAGCCAAACGCAAAAATGGGAATGGCCTTTCTAATTTGCAGGCACGAACCCAACTGCTCCATGGTACGATGGAGATACATTCGGCAGTGGGGCAAGGAATGGAAGTCATTATTAAAATTCCCTACAATTTAGCGGTAGAACAGTAG
- a CDS encoding NAD(P)-dependent alcohol dehydrogenase, producing the protein MKAILLQHYGDLSALKIDEVPTPVLSVEEVLVKVKAFTISPLELKIRKGEAKMFVRRKLPMLMGVDFSGEIVAVGSAVQAFNVGDEVMGAIDPFKQSGPYAEYVVAKTDQLIPKPAELSFEIAAALPIAGASALSCLRDLGKLKSGQRVMILGAAGALGHLAVQIAKQMGASVTGVCRASNFEFVKGLGADEVIDYTVQDPFEREEAYDLIIDIVDKYTFKQAQQALKKGGIFINTVPGPAKFLQVALNPFRSKKMALLMLKLTTSDLAWVTNQVKEGKLRLHLDKIYGGLESIYEATTNVEAGHVRGKLVIKVG; encoded by the coding sequence ATGAAAGCAATTTTACTACAACACTACGGTGACCTTTCCGCCCTAAAAATTGATGAAGTACCTACGCCCGTCCTTTCCGTAGAAGAAGTGCTCGTCAAAGTAAAAGCCTTTACGATTTCGCCTTTGGAGCTCAAAATCAGAAAAGGAGAAGCAAAAATGTTTGTTAGACGCAAACTCCCCATGCTCATGGGCGTCGATTTTTCGGGAGAGATAGTGGCAGTGGGCAGTGCCGTACAGGCATTTAACGTGGGTGACGAAGTGATGGGAGCCATTGACCCTTTTAAGCAATCGGGGCCGTATGCAGAATACGTCGTTGCCAAAACAGACCAACTGATACCCAAACCTGCCGAGCTGAGTTTTGAAATTGCAGCAGCTTTACCCATTGCGGGCGCGTCGGCGCTGAGTTGCTTGCGCGACTTAGGAAAACTCAAATCGGGACAACGAGTGATGATTTTAGGCGCAGCGGGCGCTTTGGGGCATTTGGCTGTACAAATAGCCAAACAGATGGGTGCGAGCGTAACGGGCGTTTGTCGAGCTTCTAACTTTGAGTTTGTGAAAGGACTAGGTGCCGACGAAGTCATAGACTACACCGTTCAAGACCCTTTTGAAAGAGAAGAAGCATACGATCTAATCATTGATATTGTTGATAAATACACGTTCAAACAGGCACAACAAGCACTAAAAAAGGGCGGGATTTTTATCAATACGGTACCTGGACCAGCCAAGTTTTTGCAGGTAGCCTTAAATCCGTTTCGTTCTAAAAAAATGGCATTGCTGATGCTAAAGCTCACTACCAGCGATTTAGCTTGGGTTACTAACCAAGTAAAAGAGGGAAAACTTCGACTGCATTTGGATAAAATATATGGTGGCCTAGAAAGTATCTATGAAGCCACTACCAACGTAGAAGCAGGGCACGTACGTGGTAAATTAGTGATTAAAGTCGGATGA
- a CDS encoding response regulator transcription factor: protein MLFIADDHRLFVDGLRFIIDYATDYKLAGVVHNGHEVMPFLKKQPIDVLLLDIDLPGKSGKEVAIEVKRHYPKDELLLVKE from the coding sequence ATGCTTTTTATTGCTGATGATCACCGATTGTTTGTGGATGGGCTCCGTTTCATCATTGATTATGCGACAGACTACAAACTCGCGGGTGTAGTGCATAATGGCCATGAAGTGATGCCTTTTCTTAAAAAACAGCCCATTGATGTCTTGCTTTTGGACATTGACTTGCCAGGAAAATCGGGTAAAGAAGTGGCAATTGAAGTAAAACGACATTATCCAAAAGATGAACTTCTCTTGGTAAAAGAATAA
- a CDS encoding nuclear transport factor 2 family protein, whose translation MKKLIFTFVMLTTGSIYAQTDLKAAFEKGLADYDKNSMEAIQQMDDKLRFVAGHSGQFYDKAATLALLKSRPTAKSETQMSDLRVKQSGSLGVVSGIRNHALVLPNGQKMTWKDAFTYTFEWKNNNWTLTDLHHTKIDYQTGGEDNTFTTQMQQKIENEYKTDSKAFYTNRLSDDFRYSTVQGSYVTKEMALKGEKQNIVSTEMLQPMIFQSGDLAVSTGIHKTVRLDKDGIERSKQVAATYVFQRRNNKWMFVSSQQTDIASPTADEEAAVRQVIDAETKAYHEANLAVWGSNWATTPYIERQDEKLRKLANTPYLKGQALQKGHQEFGKTHKPTGLTSTISDYESHISGNLAWATYTQEDKKADGSVGQKQRSLRILEKINGQWKIVMLSLTGF comes from the coding sequence ATGAAAAAGCTAATTTTTACTTTTGTCATGCTGACGACAGGAAGCATCTACGCCCAAACCGACCTAAAAGCTGCCTTTGAAAAAGGGTTAGCTGATTATGACAAAAATTCGATGGAGGCCATTCAACAAATGGACGATAAGCTGCGCTTTGTGGCGGGGCATAGTGGGCAGTTTTATGACAAGGCCGCAACGCTTGCTTTGCTCAAATCTCGCCCCACTGCCAAAAGCGAGACCCAAATGAGCGACCTGCGCGTAAAACAATCAGGCAGTTTGGGCGTGGTATCGGGCATTAGAAACCATGCTTTGGTACTTCCCAATGGCCAAAAAATGACATGGAAAGATGCCTTCACCTATACCTTTGAATGGAAAAACAACAACTGGACGCTGACCGACTTACACCACACCAAAATAGATTATCAAACGGGCGGCGAAGACAACACGTTCACGACCCAAATGCAGCAAAAAATAGAGAACGAATACAAGACTGATTCCAAAGCTTTTTATACCAATCGCCTTTCTGATGATTTCAGATATTCAACCGTGCAGGGCAGCTATGTGACCAAAGAAATGGCTTTGAAAGGCGAAAAACAAAACATTGTTTCGACCGAGATGCTCCAACCTATGATTTTTCAATCGGGTGACTTGGCCGTTTCTACTGGTATCCACAAAACCGTGCGTTTAGACAAAGACGGTATCGAGCGCAGTAAGCAAGTAGCGGCTACCTATGTTTTTCAGCGGCGCAATAACAAGTGGATGTTTGTAAGCTCACAACAAACCGATATAGCCTCGCCAACAGCCGATGAAGAGGCTGCCGTTAGGCAAGTGATTGATGCCGAAACCAAAGCCTACCACGAAGCCAATCTGGCCGTGTGGGGATCAAACTGGGCGACCACACCTTACATAGAACGGCAAGACGAAAAACTCAGAAAACTGGCTAATACGCCCTATTTGAAAGGTCAAGCCCTCCAAAAAGGCCATCAAGAGTTTGGCAAAACTCACAAACCTACGGGACTTACCTCTACCATCAGTGATTATGAATCGCACATTTCAGGTAATTTGGCTTGGGCTACTTATACCCAAGAAGATAAAAAAGCCGATGGAAGTGTGGGACAAAAACAACGTTCGTTGCGCATTCTGGAGAAAATCAACGGCCAATGGAAGATTGTAATGTTGAGTCTAACGGGCTTTTAG
- a CDS encoding response regulator transcription factor, whose protein sequence is MLTKREIEVLELISQELTTEQIASQLQVSVPTIETHRRNLFQKLRVKSVVGLIKEAIRQGLIENP, encoded by the coding sequence ATGCTCACCAAACGCGAAATAGAAGTATTGGAACTCATCAGCCAAGAACTGACCACTGAGCAGATTGCTAGCCAATTGCAAGTGAGCGTCCCCACTATTGAAACCCACCGCCGAAACCTGTTTCAAAAGTTGAGAGTAAAATCGGTAGTTGGTTTGATAAAAGAAGCGATTCGCCAAGGTTTGATTGAGAATCCCTAA
- a CDS encoding SDR family oxidoreductase, which produces MKKKAFVTGGTGFIGINLLHKLVAEGWEVTALRRSTSDLTYLKGLDINWVVGSLEDRFSLEKGMPSGLDAVFHVAGDVNSWKKQYAAQTETNVTGTRNMVEVAVAKKAKCFVHTSSISAWGDVRGLTTEDTPQRGDVAWGNYEKNKWAGEQEALKGVNLGMKVVVMNPSIVLGPYDITTWGSAFVALQNDKAPFIPPGTSCFVHVDEVIKAHIAAVDKGRSGEKYILGGENASFKVFMDEICRLLGKKTPPVASVFLYKLLGKVLDFVAIFTNKPPLISPELADLLSRKDYQFSSEKAQQELGLRLVPLNVCVKDGYDWLKQEKFLA; this is translated from the coding sequence ATGAAAAAAAAAGCATTTGTAACGGGTGGTACTGGCTTTATCGGTATCAATCTTCTTCATAAATTAGTGGCTGAAGGTTGGGAAGTGACCGCCCTACGTCGTTCCACATCCGACCTTACATATCTTAAAGGCCTAGACATAAACTGGGTAGTAGGCTCGCTGGAAGACCGATTCTCGCTCGAAAAAGGAATGCCTAGTGGTTTAGATGCCGTTTTTCATGTAGCGGGCGACGTTAATTCTTGGAAAAAACAGTACGCGGCTCAAACTGAAACCAACGTGACAGGTACACGTAATATGGTGGAAGTAGCAGTGGCAAAAAAGGCCAAATGCTTTGTTCATACGTCGAGTATCTCTGCTTGGGGAGATGTGCGGGGGCTTACCACCGAAGATACACCCCAACGCGGGGATGTTGCATGGGGTAACTATGAAAAAAACAAATGGGCAGGTGAGCAAGAAGCACTCAAAGGGGTAAATTTGGGAATGAAAGTAGTAGTAATGAACCCTTCCATTGTGTTAGGCCCTTATGATATTACCACTTGGGGAAGTGCGTTTGTTGCGCTTCAAAATGATAAAGCCCCTTTTATCCCCCCGGGCACAAGTTGCTTTGTGCATGTTGACGAAGTAATAAAGGCGCATATTGCAGCTGTAGATAAAGGCCGAAGTGGCGAAAAATACATCTTAGGCGGTGAAAATGCATCTTTCAAAGTATTTATGGATGAAATTTGCCGATTATTGGGAAAGAAAACACCACCCGTTGCCAGCGTTTTTTTATACAAGCTTCTGGGGAAAGTCTTAGATTTTGTAGCTATTTTTACCAATAAACCACCGCTTATTTCTCCCGAATTGGCAGACTTGCTAAGCAGAAAAGATTACCAGTTTTCAAGCGAAAAAGCCCAACAAGAGTTAGGTTTGAGATTAGTACCATTGAATGTTTGTGTCAAAGATGGCTATGATTGGTTAAAGCAAGAAAAGTTTTTAGCATAG
- a CDS encoding GNAT family N-acetyltransferase: MKTPFTFVFREITEKAELKHAFRMRYQACQHSENKAFIRENEQQIDIDGFDLHSKHFGFFREHEMVGYVRAIFPAKIYTNPLAEAMKAEYGTLIPQTMKEDYPFLSYENVPASHFEFKRTLEDNGDVICEASRFIIHPRYQSSGAARLLIESSLSTHIQHEDCSYVVINCCPTHERFYTRYGIKNIDDNRSYTTNGVEKITLAISMSPAAISEPYREYLLELNNQYRQTQQIVMTL, encoded by the coding sequence ATGAAAACGCCCTTTACTTTCGTTTTTCGAGAAATTACAGAAAAAGCAGAGTTGAAACATGCTTTTCGGATGCGGTATCAGGCTTGCCAACATTCTGAAAACAAGGCTTTTATCCGTGAAAATGAGCAACAAATAGACATTGATGGTTTCGATTTACATTCCAAGCATTTTGGATTTTTTCGAGAACATGAAATGGTAGGCTACGTTAGGGCCATTTTTCCTGCTAAAATTTATACGAATCCGCTTGCTGAGGCAATGAAGGCAGAGTACGGAACCCTGATACCACAAACTATGAAGGAAGATTATCCCTTTTTGAGTTATGAAAATGTTCCTGCTAGTCATTTTGAATTTAAAAGAACCTTGGAAGATAATGGAGATGTTATTTGCGAAGCAAGTCGTTTCATCATTCATCCACGTTACCAAAGTAGCGGAGCTGCTAGATTGTTGATAGAGAGTTCGTTAAGTACGCATATTCAGCACGAAGATTGTTCGTATGTAGTCATAAATTGTTGCCCAACACATGAGCGATTTTATACCCGCTACGGTATTAAAAATATTGATGATAATAGAAGCTATACCACCAATGGAGTCGAAAAAATTACGCTGGCGATTAGTATGTCTCCAGCCGCTATTTCCGAACCTTACCGTGAGTATTTGCTTGAACTGAATAATCAATATCGCCAAACTCAACAAATTGTTATGACGCTATGA